In the genome of Desulfomonilaceae bacterium, one region contains:
- a CDS encoding 3-keto-5-aminohexanoate cleavage protein yields MEKLIITAAITGAATVPSLTPYLPLTPQQIAESAIEAAKAGAAIVHIHARRPEDGFPSSAPEHFREILTRIKEKSDVVICITTGGSVLMTVAERAASVPLFKPEMCSFNMGSINFALHTALKAVKEFKYPWEKQYLEMSKDFIFKNTFKDFEYLCQVTTENNTKPELEIYDVGHLYNLDHLVSEKMMEPPMHLQFVMGVLGAIRGTAEDLTYLVTKAKVLFGKDNFTWSVIGVGASEINLSTMAIHMGGHVRVGLEDNIYIKKGVLAKSNAELVEKVIKIADLLHRDIATPTDARRILNLKGRENVNY; encoded by the coding sequence ATGGAAAAACTTATTATTACCGCGGCGATTACCGGAGCGGCGACTGTGCCATCCCTTACCCCTTATCTTCCTTTGACCCCCCAACAAATTGCTGAGTCAGCGATTGAGGCTGCCAAGGCAGGCGCAGCTATCGTTCACATACACGCGCGGCGTCCTGAAGATGGGTTCCCTTCATCAGCTCCCGAACATTTCAGGGAAATTCTCACGAGAATCAAAGAAAAGAGCGATGTTGTAATCTGCATTACTACTGGCGGTTCGGTTCTCATGACCGTAGCAGAAAGAGCGGCTTCCGTCCCACTTTTCAAGCCTGAAATGTGTTCATTTAACATGGGATCTATAAATTTCGCCTTACATACGGCTCTCAAGGCTGTCAAAGAGTTCAAATACCCGTGGGAAAAGCAATATCTTGAAATGAGTAAAGATTTTATTTTCAAGAACACATTTAAGGATTTCGAATACTTGTGTCAGGTTACCACAGAGAACAACACGAAGCCCGAGCTTGAAATATACGATGTCGGGCACCTTTACAATTTGGACCACCTGGTAAGTGAAAAGATGATGGAGCCGCCAATGCACCTGCAGTTCGTAATGGGTGTTCTAGGCGCCATAAGGGGAACAGCGGAAGATCTGACGTATCTGGTCACGAAGGCTAAGGTTTTGTTTGGCAAAGACAATTTTACATGGTCTGTGATAGGAGTAGGGGCTTCCGAGATAAATCTTTCCACGATGGCCATTCATATGGGTGGTCATGTCAGGGTGGGTCTAGAAGATAATATTTACATAAAGAAAGGTGTTCTAGCGAAGAGCAACGCTGAATTGGTTGAAAAAGTCATTAAGATCGCTGACTTACTACACAGGGATATTGCTACGCCGACCGACGCTAGACGCATCCTTAACCTCAAGGGCCGTGAAAATGTAAATTACTGA